Within Myxococcales bacterium, the genomic segment TAAACCAGCTTGACTGTCATTTCCACGGTGCCCACGCGCAGCAGGTCGCCGTTTTTCAGCAAGGTCTTTTTAATGCGCTGGCCGTTGACGAAGGTGCCGGCGCGGCTTCCCAGGTCCTTGACCATGAACTGCGATTTGCGATCGCTCTTGATCCAGGCGTGCTTGGAATCGACTTCCGGCCGGGACAGAAAAACATCGCAGGTTTCGCTGGAACCGATCAGGGTTTTGCCGCCGCCCATGATCAATTCGTGCACGCGCGTCTTGCCGCTCTTCTGCCGTTCGATCAGGCAGGGATTGATCGTCGTGGTGACGAAACCGGTTTTGGTGAAGAAGCTTTCCTCGGCTTCGTCCTCGTAGATTTCCTCGTATTCGGTGAGGATTTCCTCGTCGTCGTCGAGACTCTCGCCGTCGATTTCCTCTTCTTTCAGAACCCGCGCCTCGCCGGACTCGTCCGGTTCGTAGATTTCTTCCTCGGGCTCGTAGATTTCTTCCTCGGGCTCCTGCAACTCGTCGGCGTATTTTTCGAGGATCTGGGGTTCGAATTCCGGCATCGACATCTGGGCGAGCAGCCCCATTTGCTGTTCGGCCTGCCGCAGGTCGTTTTCGCAACGGGCGATTTCCGCCTGGTGCCCGGCGATCTGATCGAGCAGCGGCTTGGCGAGCTCGTCGTAGCCCTTGGGGTCGTCCTCGAATTCGCCGATTTCGCGCCGCAGGTTCAATTCCTCGATCTGCATTTGCGCGTCGTTGATCTTGCCTTGGAACGCCGCGGCCTGCTGCCGGCGCGAATCCAGGTAAGCGACGAACTCCCGCCGCTTGCCTTCCCGCTGGTCTTCCCAGGCCCGTTGCAGACCGGCGATTTCGTCGGCGTGATCGGCCAGCACCTGCCGCCGACGGGCCGCTTCGCGCTCGGCGCGTTGGGCGGCGAGCTGTTCGGGCGTCAGCTTGCGCTGCTGCCTGGCCTTGCGCCGTTTCTCCTCTTCCTGGCGTTTTTCCTCGGCCAGGCGTTCTTCCTCGCGGCGCCGCTCTTCCTCGAGCCGTTTTTGCTCGGCGAGAATGGCCTGCTCGACCTCGGCCAATCGCGTGTCGACGTCGACAAGTTTCTCGTCCAGTTCGGACTTCAGCTTGGTGAACAGTTCCGGACGAACCTTGTCCTTGCGTTCATCGAGTTTCTGGAGACGATCGACATAACCGGCTTTCTCTTGTTTCAGGATCTCCAGATCTTCATGCAAACCCATCGTGATCCTCCTGTTGGATCGGCCTCCCCCTTGCCGCGTCATCTTGAAATGCATCGGGCGGAAAGTCCACCCGGATTAAAGCCAGTCCGTGCGCCGGCGCCGTCGGCCCGGCCAACCGGCGATCGCGCGCCGCGAGAATCTCCGCCATCCGCGTCGCCGCGATCTTCTGCCTGCCCACTTCCACCAGCGTGCCGACAATGGAACGTACCTGGTGTTTTAAAAACGCATTCGCGGCCAACGTCAAGCTGAGCAGCCCTTCCTCCAGCGCTCCCGGATAGGGCCACCAGGCGTCCAGCGCCGACAGTTCCCCGGCGGTCACGGCATGCACCGTGGCCGTTTCGACGCACCGGACGGCGTGCTTCGCTTCGCAATCGGCGGCGCGAAATGTAGTAAAATCGTGCTCGCCGATCAATGCAGACATGGCCGTTTGCATCGAAGTTATATCAAGTTTGTCGGTAATATTCCAGGCGTATCTTGTTAAAAAAGGGCTGGGGCAGCGGCGGTTGTCGATCAGGTAGCGGTACGTCCGCCGAATGGCCCGGTAACGGCAGGAAAAACCGTCGGGAACCCGGCACACCTCGCGCACGCTGATGTTGCGCGGGGTCACGGCGTTCCAGGCGCGCCGCAGGGCGGGCAGATCGAATTCGTAGGGCAGGTGGAAATCGGCGGGCAGATCGAGCGCGTGCACGCCGGCGTCGGTGCGTCCGGCCGCGTTCAAGCGCACGGCGACGCCGGTCACCTGCGCGAACGCCTTTTCCAGGATTTCCTGAACGGTCACGCCGTTGGGTTGAGTCTGCCACCCCGAGTAGCCGTCGCCGTCGAACGCCACCCGCACCAGATAGGAGCGAATTTGATCCAGTGGTTGTTTCAAGGCGTTAAAACTCGAACAACAACCCCAGCGAATGGAATTGGCTGGACAAATCGACGATGTCTTTCTTGCCGAAATTGTTCAGCGACGTATAACGGTATTCGTAAATCAGGTAAGTGTTGTTGATGCCCCACTCGGATTCCAGCGCCCCGCTCGCGCGTTTTTCCAGATTGTCGAGCAGGATCATCAGGCCGCCGAAACCCATGGCGCCGTAGTTGTAGGAACGACGTTTCCAACTGCTGTCGAGTTTTTCCTCGAACCAATAGGACAACAGGCCCGAACCGCCGACGTAAGGCACCACCGGCTGGTCGAGCACGAAATTGAAGCGATACGCGAGGCCCAGGCCGCCCGGCGCGATGTGCAGCTTGTATTTCTCGGCGGTTTTCGAATCGTCCAACGGCGAGACGCCGCTGCCTTCCGAGAACCCGTAACCGAGCGAGCCGACCAGTTCCAACTGCTGGATCAATTTCAGGCCGGCGTTCATGTTGTAAAAGGCGATACCCTTGTCGCCGTAGACTTTCTGGTAATCCTCGTCCGAGTAAAACATCATGCCGACGTTCAAGCCCCAGGTGCCCCAAATCGGACTTTCTTTCCAGTGGGTGTCCTGCCGGCTCAGCGGATCGTCCTCTTCCGCCGGCGCCGGAACCGCCAGAAGAAGCAACAGCATCAGCAGACAAGCGCTCCCGATCCAGCGTTTCATCGAGCCTCCTCCCGGCGACGCCGCGCCAGCACCAAAATCGCCGCCAGCCCCAACAGCAACGGCACGGAAATCATTCCCGGCCGTTCGGTCTCCCAGCCGGCCAGACGGGCGATCGGCGTCAACACGGCCCGGGTCGCCGCCCGCGCCGTTGGATGCCCCGCCAGCCAATGCGCCAGGGGCGGACTGACCGCGTAATACAAATGGACGAACGCCCGGCCCGCCGGGGTCCGTTGCAGAATGCGATCGCGGAAGGACCGCAGTTGTTTGACCATCGGGTGGTTGTAATCGCCCCAGGCCGCGGTGGCCACGAAGCAGCCGCCCTCGTCGTTGGACAACTCGGTGAAGCCGACGGTGTCGGTGGGTGTGCCGCTGAGTTCGCTCGACAAGGGGCCCTCGGTGTCGCTGGTGTCGACGGCCGAAATACGCACGTAGTATTTGACATTGTTGGTCAGCCCGGAAAGCTGGAAGTTGTCGACGTCGTCGACATCGATCGGGCTGGCGCCTTCCGACGCATCCGCGCCGGTGTAGTCTTCCGGGTTGGTGCCCGGGCTGGTGCCGTAATAGACGAGGTAATGGTCGAGGTCGCTGATGTCGAGCGGATCCCAGGTGAGGAACAGTTTGCCGTCGCCGCGGCCGACCGAGAAGCCGAGCACTTCCGTCGGCGGCGTATCCAGGCTGATCGAGGTCGTGGCGTAAGCGGTCTCCGTGCCGGAGGTGGCGATCACGTAAATCTGGTACTCGCCGTCGCCGTCTTCCAGATCGTTGTCGGCGCTGATGGTCGTCGTGCCGTTCATGGTGCCGCTGTAGGAACCGCTGCCGTCGGAAGCGGCCACCGCGGTGCCGCTGCCGACCGTGCCGTCGCCGCCGACCTCGACGTCGTAGGTGCCAGAGCTGGTCGATTCGATGCGCCAGTAGAGTTTCAGTGTTTCACCATCGCCGATGGATCCGTCCGTCGGCTGCGTCCCGATGATATCCACTGTTATTTCGGCCTGAGCGATCCCCGCGACACACAACGTCACGACGAACGTCAACCAGCCGATCGCGGCCCATTTTTTCATCAGAATACACTCCCGTTAGGGTGAACCCCGTTAGGATGTTCCGCCGTATCCTACTTGCCGCCCCCCGGATGGTCAAGCTTGGACTGATTTACCGACACGGGAGGCCGGAAATCCGTTCAATGTCGCAGGATTCGGTCCATCGCCGCCGCCAGGCGATCCTCCGGCTGGCAAAGCGCGATGCGGGCGTAACCTTCGCCGGCCTCGCCGAAACCGATTCCCGGCGTGATCACCACTCCCGTTTCTTCCAGCAAGCGGGTGCAAAACTCCCGGCTGTCGCCGCCGGGAACCGGGAACCACACGTAGAACGTTGCGTGCAGATCGAAAACCGTGAAACCGGCCTTGCGCAATCCGGCGAGCACCAGGTCCCGCCGCCGGCGATAAACGGAAACGATCTCATCCTTGGCTGTTTGCGGCAGCGCGAACGCGGCGATGCCGGCCCGCTGGATGGCGTTGAAAACGCCGGAATCGACGTTGGTCTTGATCCGCCCGACGGCGCCGACGATTTCCGCGTTTCCGGCCACGAAGCCCAGGCGCCAGCCGGTCATGTTGAATGTTTTGGAAAGACTGTGGAATTCGGCCGCGCGGCTCATGGCGCCGGGAATCTGCAGGATGCTGGGGGCGCGGTAGCCGTCGAAACAAACGTCGGCGTAGGCGGCGTCGTGCAGGACCGTCAGGTCGTGCGTCTCGGCGAAGTCGATCGCGCGGCGGAAAAACGCCTCGTCGGCCACCGCTCCGGTCGGATTGTTGGGATAATTGAGATACAGGACCGAGGCCCGCGCGGCGGTATCCACCAGAATCGCGCTGAAATCGGGCAAAAATCCGTTTTCCGCCCGGAGCGGCATGATCACGGGACGGCCGCCGGCGAAAATCGTCCCGATGCGATAAACGGGGTAGCCGGGGCTGGGAATCAGGACGGGATCGTCGACCTCGATCATGGCCAGCGCGGCATGGGCCAGGCCTTCCTTGGAGCCGATCAACGTGCAGATTTCGGTCTCCGGATCGAGCGTCACGCCGAAGCGGTCCTTCATGTAGCGGGCCGCGGCCTCGCGGAATTCGCGCATCCCCTGGTAGGAAGGATAACGGTGCGTGCTCGGGTCGCGAACCGCCTCGATCAGCGCCTCGACCACCGGGGCCGGCGTTGGCAGATCGGGGTCGCCGATGCCCAGGTCGATCACGTCGACGCCACGGGCGGCCACTTCCTTTCGCCGGCGATCCAGTTCGGCGAACAAATAAGGCGGCAGACAAGTCAGTCGTTGGGCTTGTATCGAGCGCATCGTTCATCTCCTTGTGGCGGCGAATCGAGCGTTTAGCATAGCCGCCGCCCGGATTCAATTCAAATTTCCCGGATCGCTTTCCGTCCGGCGCGCGGCTCCGTCCGATCAGACCTTCCGGCGACCGAATTGGTTGCCGTGAAAATCATCTTGCTTCGCACCCGCCGGGTTGCTAGGGTATTCGGCGAATCTCCGGTAAATCGTGGGGGCCGATAATGAAACAATGGATCGCCGAGGGGCTGTCGTTTCTCCGGAACGATTTCTTCCCCAATCTCGGCTATTACCTGCTGCAAATTTTTCTGATCGTGCTGGTCGTCCTGATTTTTTCCGGCATCAACATCGTCGTTCGGTTCATCACCGACCCGATCTGCATCAAAGTCCTGCGCATGCGCGAGGAAAAACGGTGGCCGGGGATGGTGGGATTGTTCTTTTCGGCCATCATTACCGCGATTCTCCTGATCTTCCTGTACGGCCATTTCCCGCAACTGCGGTCGACCGTCATCGGATGGACCGGCGAAAAGCTGGAACATCTCATCACCTGGGATCGCCTGCCCGATCTGGAAACACCGGTCGATCAGGCGGTGCCGCTCAAAAATCAATCGCCGGAACCCGCGTCGAATCCGGCCGCCAAGCCGGCCGTTTCGCCCCCCGGAGCGGCCGCGCCGTCGCCGTCGCCGCCGCCGGCGGCGCCTCCCGCCGGTCCGCCGTCCGGTAAGTAGGCGGCCGCAGGATAACGATCATGAACCAGACAAAGCTCGTCGCCGACATCAAGGCGCTGCTCAAGGAACATCACGGCCTTTGGCTGGCCCACAATTACCAGCGCGCCGAAATCCAGGACGCGGCCGATCTGACGGGCGATTCGCTGGCCCTGTCGATCGCCGCCACGCGCCGGCCCGCCGAGCTGATTCTGTTTTGCGGCGTCCATTTCATGGCCGAATCCGCCGCCATCCTGTCGCCCGAAAAACAGGTCGTGCTGCCCCACTTGAACGCCGGCTGCCCGATGGCCGACATGATCGACGCCGCCCAGCTCCGCGCGAAAAAAGCCGAACTGGGCGACGGCTGGACCGTCGTCACCTACGTCAATTCCTCCGCCGCCGTCAAAGCCGAATCCGATGTCTGCTGCACCAGCGCCAACGCGGCCCGCGTGGCCGATACCGTCGCGACGGACAACCTCTACTTCGTGCCGGATCAGAACCTGGCTCAGTACGTCGCCGCGCGCACGACCAAGCACGTCGAATGGTGGCCGGGCTACTGCCACGTCCACCATCACCTGCGCGCCGAACACCTGCGCGAGGCCCGCGCGAAGTATCCCGACGCCCTGGTGGTCGTGCACCCCGAATGCCGGCCGGAAGTCACCGCTTTGGCCGACCGGACGGCGTCCACCTCCGGGATGCTCAAATGGGCCGCAACCCTGCCGGGCGGGCGCGTGCTGGTCGGCACCGAAATCGGCCTGTTGCACCCGCTGCGGCGCGCCAATCCGCGCGTCGAGTTCATTCCCCTCGCGCCGGATATCCAGATTTGCGGCGACATGAAATTGACGACGCTGGAAAATATTCTGGAAGCCCTGCATCGCCTCGACCGGCACACCATCACCGTCGAGGAAAGCGTCCGCGTCCGCGCCCGGCGCGCCCTCGACCGGATGATCGCCATCCCGGCGGAATAAACGCGGCGGCGGCTCAGACCGGCAGTTTGGCGGCGAGGCGCGCCTTTTTGATCTGCTCGTTGATGATTTTCAAGGTGTGTTCGGAAGAATCCAGCCAGCTTTCGGCGCCGGGGCTGACCATTTCCGCCAGCCGCTCGCCTTCCAGCACGCGGATCGTTTCGTTGATCACCGCCTGGCCCATGGGAATCGGATGGACCTTGCGGTAGTCGAAGACCTCGTAATGGTAGTTGGTGTCGTTGGCCCGGCGGGAAAAAAAGAACAGGCGTTGATTGGTCGCCAGCAGGACTTTTTCGATTTCGCCGCGCTGCCCGCAAGCCGCCAGGGTGGCCTCGTTCGGCTCCAGCCGCAGATTGGCCAGATTCAGCACTTCCTGGTAGAGGTTGTCGTTGTCCACCGCGTAGCGGCCGCTTTCGGTCATCACCGCTCCGCCGACCATTTCGCCGGGCGTCAGGCGTTGAATGCCGCTCGGCCCGAAAAGCCGCAGCAAAACCAGAAAAATCAGAAAGAGGACTATTAAAAAGGAGAGAATCATCAGCACGTACATGAGACCAACCCGTTCGCGTCAACGCGATGATAAAAGCGAATCGTTCACGCCCGTCCCGGAATGGTTTGAATCAAGTGACGGGCCATTTCGTTGTCCGATGTCTGCAAAACGACCTTGGTGCGGTCGGATCCGGCTCCCGCGCCGGAAGCGTACGAATAGATGATGTCGATATTGGCGTCGGAAAGCGTCCGGAGCAAGGCGACCAGACTGCCGGGCCGGTTGGTGAGATCCACCGCGATCACCGTCCGCTGCTCCACCATGAAACCGGCTCCGGACAGGGCGTTCAACGCCGTCTCTTCCTGTCCGTCGACGACGATCAAAAAGAACGCTTCCTTCGACGCTTCCCAGCCGTTATACGCGATGACATTGATGCCCAGTTCCGCCAACAATGAAAAAATCCGTGCACCGGCGCCCGTGTCGTTGTAAGTACGAACATACAATTCGTTGCACATGTTGACTTTCATGGCTTTCCTCTGACTAGTCGATAAAAACAGAATAGCCGAGCCATCGGCAAATGCAAACCGAAAACGGTTAATCGCTCTCCGGCGAATCCAGGCGCCGCAACACGCCGCGCAGCCGCTCGATGCCCTCGTAATTCGGACACCGACGGCATAGATCCGTCCAGAGCGGCCGCCCGTCCGCCAGCGGCTGCCCCGGATAGCGGCCCAATTCCCGCGCGGCCAGGCGCAGGCGGTCGTATTCGTCGCTTTGCCACCAGTCGGCGAAAGAGCGGTCGCGCAGATTGCCGACCGGCCGCGGCGCGCAACAGAAGCTCACCGTGCCGTCGGCCCAGGCGCGGCCGAAGACGAAGCCGGCCAGGCAGCCTTCGCGGAGGTAGCGGTCCCCGGTCCAATCGGCGGCGGCCGCGCCGGTTTGCAGGTCGATGTTCTCGACGACGGTGACGCCCGCCGCCGCCGCGAGGCGTTTCGCCTCGGCCAGCGCGTCGGGCAGCCGCGCCAGCCGCTCGGGCGGAATCGCCAGTTCGGCGTTGTAGGATTCGATGGCCGCCAGTTGATACCGCAGATGATCGACGCCCAGGCGCGCGGCGAGTCGGGCGAAGTCGGCGACCTCGCCGTCGTTGCGAGCGGTCAGCACGTCGACGAGCACAACGCGCGGCTTGTCCCGCCCCGCCGCCCGCCGGCGTTCGACGAGCCGCGCCACCGCGCCAGTGATGCGGTCGAACATCCCCGCCGGCGGCCGCTGGTGAAGGCGGGCGAAGGTGGCTTCGTTC encodes:
- a CDS encoding fibronectin type III domain-containing protein, with amino-acid sequence MKKWAAIGWLTFVVTLCVAGIAQAEITVDIIGTQPTDGSIGDGETLKLYWRIESTSSGTYDVEVGGDGTVGSGTAVAASDGSGSYSGTMNGTTTISADNDLEDGDGEYQIYVIATSGTETAYATTSISLDTPPTEVLGFSVGRGDGKLFLTWDPLDISDLDHYLVYYGTSPGTNPEDYTGADASEGASPIDVDDVDNFQLSGLTNNVKYYVRISAVDTSDTEGPLSSELSGTPTDTVGFTELSNDEGGCFVATAAWGDYNHPMVKQLRSFRDRILQRTPAGRAFVHLYYAVSPPLAHWLAGHPTARAATRAVLTPIARLAGWETERPGMISVPLLLGLAAILVLARRRREEAR
- the nadA gene encoding quinolinate synthase NadA; the protein is MNQTKLVADIKALLKEHHGLWLAHNYQRAEIQDAADLTGDSLALSIAATRRPAELILFCGVHFMAESAAILSPEKQVVLPHLNAGCPMADMIDAAQLRAKKAELGDGWTVVTYVNSSAAVKAESDVCCTSANAARVADTVATDNLYFVPDQNLAQYVAARTTKHVEWWPGYCHVHHHLRAEHLREARAKYPDALVVVHPECRPEVTALADRTASTSGMLKWAATLPGGRVLVGTEIGLLHPLRRANPRVEFIPLAPDIQICGDMKLTTLENILEALHRLDRHTITVEESVRVRARRALDRMIAIPAE
- a CDS encoding FHA domain-containing protein — its product is MGLHEDLEILKQEKAGYVDRLQKLDERKDKVRPELFTKLKSELDEKLVDVDTRLAEVEQAILAEQKRLEEERRREEERLAEEKRQEEEKRRKARQQRKLTPEQLAAQRAEREAARRRQVLADHADEIAGLQRAWEDQREGKRREFVAYLDSRRQQAAAFQGKINDAQMQIEELNLRREIGEFEDDPKGYDELAKPLLDQIAGHQAEIARCENDLRQAEQQMGLLAQMSMPEFEPQILEKYADELQEPEEEIYEPEEEIYEPDESGEARVLKEEEIDGESLDDDEEILTEYEEIYEDEAEESFFTKTGFVTTTINPCLIERQKSGKTRVHELIMGGGKTLIGSSETCDVFLSRPEVDSKHAWIKSDRKSQFMVKDLGSRAGTFVNGQRIKKTLLKNGDLLRVGTVEMTVKLV
- the truA gene encoding tRNA pseudouridine(38-40) synthase TruA — translated: MKQPLDQIRSYLVRVAFDGDGYSGWQTQPNGVTVQEILEKAFAQVTGVAVRLNAAGRTDAGVHALDLPADFHLPYEFDLPALRRAWNAVTPRNISVREVCRVPDGFSCRYRAIRRTYRYLIDNRRCPSPFLTRYAWNITDKLDITSMQTAMSALIGEHDFTTFRAADCEAKHAVRCVETATVHAVTAGELSALDAWWPYPGALEEGLLSLTLAANAFLKHQVRSIVGTLVEVGRQKIAATRMAEILAARDRRLAGPTAPAHGLALIRVDFPPDAFQDDAARGRPIQQEDHDGFA
- a CDS encoding LL-diaminopimelate aminotransferase, translating into MRSIQAQRLTCLPPYLFAELDRRRKEVAARGVDVIDLGIGDPDLPTPAPVVEALIEAVRDPSTHRYPSYQGMREFREAAARYMKDRFGVTLDPETEICTLIGSKEGLAHAALAMIEVDDPVLIPSPGYPVYRIGTIFAGGRPVIMPLRAENGFLPDFSAILVDTAARASVLYLNYPNNPTGAVADEAFFRRAIDFAETHDLTVLHDAAYADVCFDGYRAPSILQIPGAMSRAAEFHSLSKTFNMTGWRLGFVAGNAEIVGAVGRIKTNVDSGVFNAIQRAGIAAFALPQTAKDEIVSVYRRRRDLVLAGLRKAGFTVFDLHATFYVWFPVPGGDSREFCTRLLEETGVVITPGIGFGEAGEGYARIALCQPEDRLAAAMDRILRH